The genomic window TTGTCCGGATCAGGCAAATCCGCGGTCAGCCAGGTCGAGAGTTCCAGCGCGTGTGGCGCGCCGCGAAACGGACCGTTGGAAACACCCTCGATCCCCTTCATCAGCAGACACTGGTCGATCACCGGGCGCAGCGATTCCAGGGCTGGGGGCGGCGATTTCAGAAACGTCTGGGGATCCTTGGGCCAGAACTGATCCATAATCACGCCATGTGGCATATACATGAATCCCAGGCGGACCGGCGGCTTGAACGCTTTTTTCTCGCTGGCTTCGGCCCAGCCCATGACATCCAGTAGAGGCAGAGCCAGGGCGGCTCCGAGGCCTTTCAGACAGGTACGACGATCGATTGCTTTATAATTGCTCATGGGAAAGCCTTTGGGTGGGTTGCAGAGGAAAACTTAAATTGTACGACGGGTTGCAAGTCCGTCATGCAAAGAGGGTGCTGTGTGGTCCGCCTGTCACTCAATTCGACGATGCGTGAAGGGGTAACTGGTGACGACCTCGGTGATCAGCGTCTGCATGCGATAATCGTCTTTCGCGATCTTCTGCATCAGTTCATCGATCACAATTTCGTCATACCCTTCCAGGCGTCGGCATAATGCATAGGCTAACAGACGCTCGACCAGATTGCGAGAAAACTTTACGCTCTGGTCGGAGATAATGGCTTTGAGTTCCTGGGGATTGGAAAAATTCCTGCCGCCCGGAAGCTCACCGGAAGCATCGATGGACTGGCCGTTTTCGTCTTTGTCGCGCCAGCGTCCGATAGCGTCGAAGTTCTCCAGACCGAATCCGATCGGATCGAGCAGGCGATGGCAGTTGGCGCAGACCGCTTCGGAGCGGTGCAGTTCGGTCCGTTCGCGGAGCGTCAGGTTGGCGATCTGTTTTTTGTCCTGTTTCTCCAGCGAAGGGACATTGGGCGGGGCGGCGGGAACGTGATCTCCGAGGACCTGTTCCAGCACCCAGACGCCCCTGTTGACGGGGCTGGTGCGGTTGGGGAACGATGTTGCGGCCAATACGCCGGGCATTCCCAGGATTCCACCTCGATTGCCGTTGGTCAGTATGACCTTCCGCATCCTGGGGCCGGTGACGGTTTTTTCCAGGCCGTAGATTGTGGCCAGGTTCCCGTTGAGGTACGTGTAATCGCTGTTGATGAAATTCGAAACGCTGCGGTTCTCGCGGACGATGCTTTCGAAAAACAGGCGGGCCTCGTCGTACATGGCTGTCCGCATGTCGGCGGTCATCTGCGGGAATTTCTCAGGGTCGAAGGTCCGCGTGTGTATATCTCCCAGCTTGAGCCACTGCGCTCCAAAGCCATCAAACAGGGCTCGTGATCGCGGATCCAGCAACATACGCGTGACCTGAGCTTTCAAGACCGGTAGCTCATGCAGTTTTCCCTGGTCGGCCAGTGTCATCAGCTCCGCGTCAGGCATGGTGGCCCAGAGCAGATACGAAAGACGCGAGGCGAGCTGAAAATCATCAAGGGGCACGATGTCCTTTTTCGTCTCCACCTCTTTGGCTGGAGTGATAAACAGGAACTGCGGCGACACCAGGATCGCCTTGAGCATCAGTCGGCAGGAGGCCTGGTAGCTGAGCTTGTTCTGTTTTGCCAGATCAAACACATTCAGCAGGACATCGATTTCTGCAGAGGTGGGCGGGCGGCGATAGGCTTTTCGTGCCAGTGACTGCGCGACCTTGCGTACGGCTGCCTGCTCGTCTGACCCGGACCGGGGAGTTTTTCCAAAGAGCTGCTGTTGTATTTCAGTAGGTGGTTCTCCTTCCGGTGCCACCACCTGATTCAGGACTTTTTCAGAGATGGTCAGGTACTGTTCGAGTTGCAGCGGGGACAGCGAATTGAGATAGCCTTCGCCGCTGACTTCGTCCGGCAGACTGGCAACGATGTCTGGATCGACGTCTAAGAGGTCGTGGAGCGTGTTGCCATATTCCGTTTTTGTGAGCCGCCGAATGACAAACGGGCCTGGATCTTTGGGGCTGAGATATTTCACTTTCTGCAGCCATTCTGCAAACATCTGACGTTCTTTGTCAGATGGCT from Gimesia sp. includes these protein-coding regions:
- a CDS encoding DUF1592 domain-containing protein: MSITKAHFVRSAITVMVLGILWASPVTGHAESNADKTLAAHKTDAKQFFDKQVKPFIKKYCIDCHQNRRPTEAGLSFDPALQSPGHAAFSEKWKKSAARVKAHDMPPEGLDQPSDKERQMFAEWLQKVKYLSPKDPGPFVIRRLTKTEYGNTLHDLLDVDPDIVASLPDEVSGEGYLNSLSPLQLEQYLTISEKVLNQVVAPEGEPPTEIQQQLFGKTPRSGSDEQAAVRKVAQSLARKAYRRPPTSAEIDVLLNVFDLAKQNKLSYQASCRLMLKAILVSPQFLFITPAKEVETKKDIVPLDDFQLASRLSYLLWATMPDAELMTLADQGKLHELPVLKAQVTRMLLDPRSRALFDGFGAQWLKLGDIHTRTFDPEKFPQMTADMRTAMYDEARLFFESIVRENRSVSNFINSDYTYLNGNLATIYGLEKTVTGPRMRKVILTNGNRGGILGMPGVLAATSFPNRTSPVNRGVWVLEQVLGDHVPAAPPNVPSLEKQDKKQIANLTLRERTELHRSEAVCANCHRLLDPIGFGLENFDAIGRWRDKDENGQSIDASGELPGGRNFSNPQELKAIISDQSVKFSRNLVERLLAYALCRRLEGYDEIVIDELMQKIAKDDYRMQTLITEVVTSYPFTHRRIE